From Lysinibacillus sp. SGAir0095, the proteins below share one genomic window:
- a CDS encoding VanZ family protein has protein sequence MKNLLYLLLVLLLGFLFFSSSQTYEEQSLIENLEQWLPEKPLEGSLASIQIPYGNSIVSIEDRGYYRFIEFLIRKGAHFVLFGLVGLTWFLLLSKFKPILLRFTISFLLTFLCACFDEYHQSITGGRTPSFHDVLLDMAGACFFIIVYVTVRWLLSSRKKIRKHSFSYGKR, from the coding sequence ATGAAAAATTTACTTTACTTGTTGTTAGTACTTTTATTAGGATTTTTGTTTTTTTCGTCTAGTCAAACCTATGAAGAACAGTCACTGATTGAGAACTTAGAACAATGGCTCCCTGAAAAACCGCTCGAAGGCTCTTTGGCGAGCATTCAAATCCCCTACGGAAACAGTATCGTCTCCATTGAAGATCGTGGTTATTATCGCTTCATCGAATTTCTGATCAGAAAAGGTGCACATTTTGTTCTGTTCGGATTGGTGGGACTGACTTGGTTTTTGTTGTTAAGTAAATTCAAACCCATCCTTCTACGATTCACCATTTCGTTCCTGTTAACATTTCTTTGTGCTTGCTTCGACGAATACCATCAATCAATCACTGGTGGCCGAACGCCATCTTTCCATGATGTCTTGCTTGATATGGCAGGGGCCTGCTTCTTTATCATTGTGTATGTGACTGTTCGTTGGTTGTTGAGTAGCCGGAAAAAAATTAGAAAACATAGTTTTAGTTATGGAAAGCGCTGA
- a CDS encoding MFS transporter — MKKAKILLASLVGSIIEWYDFYLYGTATGLVFTSLFFPNHDPAVSILIAFATFGAGYAARPIGSIIFGHMGDRIGRKASLMLTLIGMGGSSFLIGLLPTYAQIGILAPALLVILRLMQGIALGGEWGGAVLLATESANKGIRGFFGSVPQLGVPIGLVLGTFSFTLISALTTEAQFMAWGWRIPFLFSIVLIVIAVWIRSGIEETPEFQRKKEQGELAKIPVVHVFKHNAKDIFRLIGLKLGDGFFNVFLMSFILVYATTYLDYSRDTALLGLTLSCATMIITIPLVGYLSDFIGRKIIYTGGLVAMIVLSIPYFMAIPISTSWFFTMQVVLLGFVWGAIFATQGTLFSELFPANVRYTGLSLGYQIAAAIVGFGPMIWTAMGANLGASPFAFGGFMIASLVISLILILFAPDTRVVTQYEDDVDEDNISHLNNEAEKEKAVHLS; from the coding sequence ATGAAAAAAGCGAAAATTTTATTGGCTAGTTTAGTAGGGTCGATTATCGAATGGTATGACTTTTACCTGTATGGAACTGCAACAGGGTTGGTCTTCACTTCCCTTTTCTTCCCGAACCATGACCCGGCCGTGTCGATTTTAATCGCCTTTGCCACTTTTGGAGCTGGTTATGCTGCGAGACCCATCGGAAGTATTATTTTTGGCCATATGGGCGATCGGATTGGCCGAAAAGCATCCTTAATGCTGACACTGATTGGGATGGGGGGAAGCTCGTTTTTAATTGGACTATTGCCTACCTATGCCCAAATCGGAATACTGGCACCTGCTTTATTAGTTATATTGCGATTAATGCAAGGAATCGCGCTTGGCGGAGAATGGGGAGGAGCTGTTCTTTTAGCAACCGAATCCGCAAACAAGGGAATTCGTGGATTTTTCGGCTCAGTCCCACAATTAGGGGTTCCAATCGGTTTAGTATTGGGTACATTTAGTTTCACATTAATCAGTGCGTTAACGACGGAAGCACAATTTATGGCTTGGGGATGGCGTATTCCCTTCCTATTTAGTATCGTGCTGATTGTCATTGCGGTTTGGATCCGAAGCGGAATCGAGGAGACACCGGAGTTCCAAAGAAAGAAAGAGCAAGGAGAGCTTGCGAAAATCCCTGTCGTTCACGTTTTCAAACATAACGCGAAAGATATTTTCCGCCTAATCGGCTTAAAGCTTGGGGATGGCTTCTTCAATGTATTTTTAATGTCCTTTATCTTGGTTTATGCGACGACTTATCTAGATTACTCTCGGGATACGGCTCTTCTAGGGTTAACGCTAAGCTGTGCAACGATGATCATTACAATTCCGCTTGTCGGCTATCTGTCTGATTTTATCGGCCGCAAAATCATTTATACGGGTGGCCTTGTCGCGATGATCGTGTTATCGATTCCTTATTTTATGGCTATCCCTATCAGTACGTCCTGGTTCTTTACAATGCAGGTTGTTTTATTGGGCTTTGTCTGGGGAGCCATTTTTGCAACGCAAGGTACATTATTCTCCGAGCTCTTCCCTGCAAACGTTCGTTACACAGGGCTATCTCTCGGCTATCAAATTGCAGCGGCCATCGTAGGATTCGGTCCAATGATTTGGACAGCCATGGGGGCAAATCTAGGCGCCTCTCCATTTGCCTTTGGCGGCTTCATGATTGCCAGCCTTGTCATTTCATTAATCCTGATTCTCTTCGCCCCAGATACTCGTGTCGTTACACAGTATGAGGATGATGTGGATGAAGATAACATCTCGCATCTGAATAATGAGGCGGAAAAAGAGAAAGCGGTTCATCTTTCTTAA
- a CDS encoding GDSL-type esterase/lipase family protein: MEKRKNLFMVSLVLSLVIFGLFVLSKRGGNGSLKREFDGLEVSPTYSSYYLQKKDIFETTETSYVDKIFVGDSITDHGEFHEFFPDQVILNRGISKDTSAGVLNRIHEVVGRNAKEVYLLIGVNDIRTKVEQAVYIDNIRKIIDTFANSKSEIYIQSILPVNNSIYGNKVTNDKVILFNTALKQTAKELNVHFLDLFPSFIDQNGQLKKEYTLDGIHLNGKGYKAWTDLVSGTHTTSK; encoded by the coding sequence ATGGAAAAAAGAAAGAATTTATTCATGGTGTCATTGGTTTTAAGTTTAGTTATCTTTGGTTTGTTTGTTCTATCCAAAAGAGGGGGGAATGGCTCCTTGAAAAGGGAATTCGATGGGTTGGAAGTTTCGCCCACATACTCAAGCTACTACTTGCAGAAGAAGGATATTTTCGAAACTACGGAAACGTCCTATGTAGATAAAATCTTTGTTGGCGACAGCATTACGGATCATGGAGAGTTTCATGAGTTTTTCCCGGATCAAGTAATATTGAACCGAGGAATCAGTAAAGATACTTCCGCAGGGGTGTTGAATCGGATTCATGAAGTGGTAGGCAGGAATGCCAAGGAAGTGTACTTGCTGATCGGGGTAAATGATATAAGAACAAAAGTAGAGCAAGCTGTTTATATTGATAATATTAGGAAAATTATTGATACCTTTGCAAATAGTAAATCGGAAATCTACATTCAATCCATCCTCCCAGTAAACAACTCGATCTATGGCAATAAAGTAACGAATGACAAAGTCATACTATTTAATACAGCGCTTAAACAAACAGCGAAAGAACTCAATGTTCATTTTCTGGATTTGTTTCCATCTTTCATCGATCAAAATGGACAATTGAAAAAAGAATATACCTTGGATGGAATTCACCTGAATGGAAAAGGCTACAAAGCTTGGACCGATCTTGTATCTGGCACCCATACAACTTCGAAATAA
- the rny gene encoding ribonuclease Y yields the protein MEYIISALLGLIVGGVVIYLYMKKVNESKVNGAKNSAELIIDEAKREAEALKKEALLEAKDETHKIRTEAEKDIRERRAELQKQENRLLQREENLDRKDDALNKRESGLERKEEALTDRQQHIEQMESKVEELVRAQTSELERIAALTREEAKGIILKEVENELSTDIAVMTKEAETRAKEESDKKAREILSLALQRFAADHVAETTVSVVNLPNDEMKGRIIGREGRNIRTLETLTGIDLIIDDTPEAVILSGFDPIRRETARLALEKLVQDGRIHPARIEEMVEKSRREMDEQIRETGEQTTFEVGIHNLHPDLMKILGRMKYRTSYGQNVLKHSIEVAHLSGLLAAELGEDVTLARRAGLLHDIGKAIDHEVEGSHVEIGVELATKYKEHPVVINSIASHHGDTEATSVIAVIVAAADALSAARPGARSETLENYIRRLEKLEEISESYDGVEKSFAIQAGREIRIIVQPEKIDDLASHRLARDIRKRIEEELDYPGHIKVTVIRETRAVEYAK from the coding sequence GGTGCGAAAAATTCAGCTGAGCTAATCATTGATGAAGCTAAGCGAGAAGCGGAAGCCTTGAAGAAAGAAGCACTACTTGAAGCAAAAGATGAAACTCACAAAATTCGAACTGAAGCAGAAAAAGACATCCGTGAACGCCGGGCAGAGCTTCAGAAACAAGAAAACCGGTTATTGCAAAGAGAAGAAAATCTTGATCGCAAGGATGATGCTCTGAATAAGAGAGAATCAGGCTTAGAGCGAAAAGAAGAAGCTCTAACTGACAGACAACAGCATATTGAACAGATGGAAAGTAAAGTGGAAGAGCTAGTACGCGCACAAACGTCAGAGCTTGAACGTATTGCAGCCCTAACGCGCGAAGAAGCGAAGGGGATCATCCTGAAAGAAGTTGAAAACGAACTTTCAACTGATATTGCCGTGATGACCAAAGAAGCAGAAACACGTGCAAAAGAAGAATCTGACAAAAAAGCTCGTGAGATATTATCACTAGCACTACAACGTTTTGCAGCAGATCACGTTGCTGAAACAACCGTATCCGTTGTAAACTTACCGAATGACGAAATGAAAGGCCGTATCATCGGTCGTGAAGGACGTAACATTCGAACACTGGAAACACTAACGGGTATCGATTTAATCATCGATGACACGCCAGAAGCAGTCATTCTATCTGGATTTGATCCAATCCGTCGTGAAACAGCTCGTCTTGCACTTGAAAAATTAGTACAAGATGGACGAATCCATCCAGCTCGCATAGAAGAGATGGTGGAGAAATCACGTCGTGAAATGGACGAGCAAATTCGTGAAACTGGTGAACAAACAACGTTTGAAGTCGGAATTCACAATTTACATCCTGACCTTATGAAGATCCTTGGCCGTATGAAATATCGTACAAGCTATGGTCAAAACGTACTGAAGCATTCAATCGAAGTTGCTCATTTATCAGGACTGCTAGCGGCAGAACTTGGTGAAGATGTGACATTAGCAAGACGTGCAGGATTACTACATGATATCGGGAAAGCCATTGACCACGAGGTTGAAGGCAGTCACGTAGAAATCGGTGTAGAGCTTGCCACAAAATATAAAGAGCATCCTGTTGTGATCAACAGTATTGCCTCTCACCATGGTGACACGGAAGCGACATCTGTCATTGCAGTAATTGTTGCAGCTGCCGATGCCTTATCAGCAGCAAGACCGGGCGCACGTAGCGAAACACTTGAAAACTACATTCGTCGTCTAGAAAAACTGGAAGAAATTTCAGAAAGCTATGATGGAGTAGAAAAATCATTCGCGATTCAAGCAGGACGCGAAATCCGTATCATCGTTCAACCAGAGAAAATTGACGATCTAGCTTCACACCGTTTAGCACGAGATATCCGCAAACGCATTGAAGAAGAACTCGATTATCCTGGTCACATCAAAGTAACGGTCATCCGTGAAACACGCGCAGTCGAATACGCTAAATAA
- a CDS encoding TetR/AcrR family transcriptional regulator encodes MRKRSRQLQAEKTKQRIFETALELFQKKGFNQVTVDEIVQKSNSSKGAFYGHFDSKYGIFLEKFKEIDTFYETFIQTIDEEAPLKEKILTLFHGQMNYLEHELGKDLMRTVYTNGLIESENHYFTNTERSVYKILIRFINTSIERGELVKEANSKEMAMLIARCMRGNLYDWIAFGKDFNLQEESKVFMEIFMEGILKQYGARR; translated from the coding sequence ATGAGGAAAAGGAGTCGACAATTACAAGCAGAGAAAACAAAGCAGCGGATTTTTGAAACGGCATTGGAGTTATTTCAGAAAAAAGGGTTTAACCAGGTGACAGTGGATGAAATTGTCCAAAAAAGTAATAGCTCGAAAGGTGCCTTTTACGGTCATTTTGATTCAAAATATGGAATCTTTCTAGAAAAATTTAAAGAGATTGATACTTTCTACGAGACCTTTATCCAAACAATCGATGAGGAAGCACCTCTTAAAGAGAAAATTTTAACCTTATTTCATGGGCAAATGAATTATTTAGAGCATGAATTGGGCAAAGATTTAATGAGAACGGTTTACACGAACGGATTGATCGAAAGTGAAAATCATTATTTTACGAATACGGAGCGAAGTGTCTATAAAATTCTCATTCGTTTTATCAATACATCGATAGAACGTGGAGAGTTGGTGAAAGAAGCAAATTCTAAAGAAATGGCGATGCTAATCGCTCGATGTATGCGCGGGAATCTCTATGATTGGATTGCTTTTGGAAAAGATTTCAACCTTCAGGAAGAAAGTAAGGTATTTATGGAAATCTTTATGGAAGGGATACTAAAGCAGTATGGTGCGAGAAGGTAG
- a CDS encoding EAL domain-containing protein: MEKSEEQLPLFIIESIKRCEKLGMDRDAIPQPYNISGQQLSETLFEFRKLFDVLDFFANQLLQMIEGLPFILMITDENCILLDILGDAEIKGAMEAVGIKPGSSFAEKRVGTNSIDLALRLNQPMQVIGNQHYQPYLHGNACYSVPFTFESNGTKKGTISISTFLDYQSPLLLAMLNSVVNSIEREIQLRESNTRLNILNQVVIESSKNGIIELDKTGKITEINTIAENMTGWEKGILVDETIPLGSQIKDILSGNDLTDREMWITNEKNSKKTVALVDGIPLYNELGQLTAAFCQIKDVTERYHIQERLNYLAFHDDLTGLPNRRSFQQKLIDSLERLKIEKGNLSLFLLDLDRFKFINDTLGHEKGDWLLVEISNRLRDFLPNHAELFRMGGDEFTILLNDFQDMDEVTSIASGIIELFKQSFVIENYEFQMSSSIGVSIYQDGEKDTIPLIRRADTAMYRAKENGKNNFVLYEANMEHRYFEKLMFQQELTYAMEMNHLELYYQPQVCLYTQEIIGLEALIRWNHPKFGLIMPGDIIPLAEELGIANLLGEFVLQKACQQLTEWKRRGLPPIKIAINLSPQDFLSHAIVEKVQDALAQYDIDPKLLELEITESMAMEVSNAISIMEELNQLGVQIAIDDFGKGFSSLSYLKNFPIHRLKIDRSFVNDILIDPNDAKIITGIIHLAQTLDLEVIAEGVETKEQADFLNDLKCDEVQGYFYGKPVPVAEIEELVFQNNK; encoded by the coding sequence ATGGAAAAAAGTGAGGAGCAACTACCGCTCTTTATTATAGAATCGATCAAAAGGTGTGAAAAGCTTGGGATGGACAGAGATGCCATTCCACAACCATACAATATAAGTGGCCAGCAGCTTAGTGAGACGTTATTTGAGTTTCGAAAGCTGTTTGATGTGCTTGATTTTTTTGCAAATCAACTTTTGCAAATGATCGAAGGACTGCCATTTATACTTATGATTACGGATGAAAACTGCATATTGCTCGATATTCTGGGGGATGCAGAAATTAAAGGAGCGATGGAAGCGGTCGGCATCAAACCAGGTTCATCGTTTGCAGAAAAACGAGTGGGTACGAATTCAATCGACTTGGCATTAAGGTTAAACCAACCGATGCAAGTGATAGGGAATCAACACTATCAACCGTACCTTCATGGGAATGCCTGCTATTCGGTTCCTTTCACATTTGAATCGAACGGAACAAAAAAGGGGACAATTTCCATTTCCACATTCCTGGATTATCAAAGTCCGCTTCTGTTAGCCATGTTGAATTCGGTGGTCAATTCAATTGAAAGAGAAATACAGCTGAGAGAATCCAATACTCGATTAAATATTCTCAATCAAGTCGTCATCGAATCCTCCAAAAACGGCATTATCGAGCTTGATAAAACAGGGAAGATTACTGAAATAAACACGATTGCAGAGAACATGACAGGATGGGAAAAGGGCATCTTAGTAGATGAGACGATTCCTTTAGGTTCCCAGATTAAGGATATCTTATCAGGCAATGACTTAACCGATCGTGAAATGTGGATTACAAATGAAAAGAACAGCAAGAAAACCGTTGCTTTAGTCGATGGCATACCACTTTATAATGAGCTGGGCCAACTGACAGCTGCCTTTTGTCAAATAAAGGATGTAACGGAGCGATATCATATCCAGGAACGATTAAATTACTTAGCCTTTCATGATGATTTAACGGGTCTTCCGAATCGAAGAAGCTTCCAACAAAAGCTGATTGATAGTCTGGAGCGTTTGAAAATAGAGAAGGGGAACCTTTCCCTGTTTTTACTAGATTTAGATCGTTTCAAATTCATCAACGACACGTTGGGCCACGAAAAAGGTGATTGGCTTCTGGTGGAGATCAGTAATCGATTAAGGGATTTCTTACCCAACCATGCCGAGCTTTTCCGGATGGGGGGCGATGAATTCACCATCCTACTAAATGATTTTCAGGATATGGATGAGGTGACTTCCATTGCAAGCGGAATTATTGAATTATTCAAACAAAGTTTTGTGATTGAAAACTATGAATTTCAAATGAGTTCAAGTATCGGTGTCTCCATCTATCAGGACGGGGAGAAGGACACGATTCCTTTAATCCGAAGAGCAGATACGGCGATGTACCGTGCAAAAGAAAATGGTAAAAACAATTTTGTACTATATGAGGCTAACATGGAGCATCGCTATTTTGAGAAATTAATGTTCCAGCAAGAACTTACATATGCCATGGAAATGAATCATTTGGAACTCTATTATCAGCCACAGGTTTGTCTTTACACCCAAGAGATTATTGGATTAGAGGCGCTTATACGCTGGAACCATCCGAAATTTGGACTGATCATGCCGGGTGATATTATTCCACTGGCGGAGGAATTGGGAATAGCCAATCTTTTAGGGGAATTCGTCCTGCAAAAAGCCTGCCAGCAGCTAACAGAGTGGAAGAGGCGTGGGTTACCACCAATCAAAATCGCCATCAATCTTTCTCCACAGGATTTCTTGAGTCACGCAATTGTTGAAAAAGTCCAGGATGCCCTAGCTCAATACGATATTGATCCGAAGCTATTGGAATTGGAAATTACTGAATCGATGGCCATGGAAGTGTCCAATGCCATTTCCATTATGGAGGAGCTGAATCAGTTAGGTGTCCAGATTGCCATCGATGATTTCGGGAAAGGATTCAGCTCGCTGAGTTATCTAAAAAACTTCCCGATTCACCGGTTGAAAATTGACCGTTCCTTTGTGAATGATATTTTAATTGACCCAAACGATGCCAAAATCATAACAGGCATTATTCATTTAGCCCAAACGCTGGACCTGGAAGTCATTGCGGAAGGTGTCGAAACGAAAGAACAGGCAGATTTCTTAAATGACTTAAAATGTGACGAAGTTCAAGGCTACTTTTATGGGAAGCCTGTGCCCGTGGCAGAAATCGAGGAATTGGTGTTTCAAAATAATAAGTAG
- a CDS encoding AMP-binding protein — MDIMGNRTFRSLLEEKVSAHPDKIFIAFEDAHGTQTTRTYREFYDEVLKLSNALLDLNVGVGDHVTLHLPNNIEFLTTWFALAHIGAIMVPTNILASSTEMNYILNHSESVLLITEEEHVEKFQGMIDELPTIQHIILTRFQNESSNLLNFHHLIENASTATSRFPKVSADDVVGMLYTSGTTSKPKGVQVTNANYLFTGELMSKSIGVTEDDRMFIVLPLFHGNAQYYSTMPALVVGGSLALTEKFSASRYFKQAKSLGGTVGSLFAAPIRMILAKDYDAEDLDNPIRLVMFAQAIAAHQIEEFEDKFALKLLQLYGMTETVGIPLLNPLNGIRKNLSIGRPSIGYEVKLIDENGDEVERGAVGQIAVKGVPGRTVMKQYFKNEEATRETLRDGWLLTGDNARIGEDGYFYFVDRVKDMIKRSGENVAAQEVESVLTQHPAVYESAVIGVPDEMRDEAIKAFVILNQGMHVTEAELLEFCKGRLAKFKVPDSIEFVQEFPRTPVGKIQKHILRNSISIK, encoded by the coding sequence ATGGACATTATGGGGAATCGAACGTTTCGTTCACTGTTGGAGGAAAAAGTATCTGCTCATCCTGATAAAATTTTTATCGCTTTTGAAGATGCACATGGAACTCAAACGACCAGGACCTATCGTGAATTTTATGACGAGGTGCTAAAGCTGAGTAATGCTTTGCTCGATTTGAATGTAGGGGTGGGCGATCATGTCACCCTCCATTTACCAAACAATATCGAGTTTTTAACGACCTGGTTTGCACTTGCTCATATTGGTGCGATCATGGTGCCGACGAATATTTTGGCGAGTAGCACTGAAATGAATTACATCCTCAATCATTCTGAATCTGTTTTATTGATCACAGAGGAAGAGCATGTTGAAAAGTTCCAAGGGATGATTGACGAGCTGCCTACGATTCAGCACATCATTTTAACGCGCTTCCAGAATGAATCATCAAACCTATTAAATTTTCATCACCTCATAGAAAATGCTTCTACGGCTACAAGTCGTTTTCCAAAAGTTTCGGCTGACGATGTTGTCGGCATGCTTTACACATCAGGGACTACTTCCAAACCAAAAGGCGTTCAAGTGACAAATGCAAACTATCTATTTACTGGCGAACTCATGTCAAAATCCATTGGCGTAACCGAGGATGACCGAATGTTTATCGTCCTGCCGCTTTTCCACGGCAATGCCCAATACTATTCCACAATGCCCGCACTCGTAGTTGGCGGAAGTCTTGCATTGACGGAAAAATTTAGTGCTTCACGCTATTTTAAACAAGCAAAATCACTAGGTGGCACAGTCGGCTCCTTATTTGCTGCACCCATTCGAATGATTCTGGCAAAGGATTATGATGCAGAGGACCTTGATAATCCTATTCGTTTAGTCATGTTTGCCCAAGCCATTGCAGCACATCAAATCGAGGAGTTTGAAGACAAGTTTGCCTTAAAATTATTGCAGCTGTATGGCATGACCGAAACAGTTGGCATCCCTCTGCTCAATCCATTAAACGGGATTCGGAAAAATCTAAGTATCGGCAGACCTAGCATCGGGTATGAGGTCAAGCTTATCGATGAAAATGGAGATGAAGTGGAACGGGGAGCAGTTGGTCAAATTGCCGTCAAAGGTGTTCCTGGCCGTACAGTGATGAAGCAATATTTTAAAAATGAAGAAGCCACTCGGGAAACGTTACGGGACGGTTGGTTATTGACCGGCGATAATGCACGAATCGGTGAAGATGGCTATTTCTACTTCGTGGACCGTGTAAAGGATATGATTAAGCGATCTGGTGAAAATGTTGCTGCCCAAGAAGTTGAAAGCGTTTTAACTCAACATCCAGCCGTTTATGAAAGTGCTGTAATCGGCGTACCAGATGAGATGCGGGATGAGGCAATCAAGGCTTTCGTTATCTTAAACCAAGGAATGCACGTGACGGAGGCAGAGCTGCTCGAATTCTGTAAAGGCAGATTAGCTAAATTTAAAGTACCCGATTCCATCGAGTTCGTTCAGGAATTCCCACGAACGCCCGTTGGAAAGATTCAAAAACATATTTTAAGAAATTCTATTTCAATTAAATAA
- a CDS encoding S-layer homology domain-containing protein codes for MNKKTSKKLFNTALATAMVAGSVVAIAPTATEAAAGTFKDLNTSNSHYNTVMNLVERGLVKGYPDNTFKPGQSVNRAHAALILANVLKLDTVNVTDPKFKDVPKGHPYYGAIAALANAGIIKGFEDGTYGMTKTLTRGQMAVIIKNAFDLEAGDATTPFKDIAKNPYKEHITALFANGVTTGTTPTTFGAASNVTRGQFATFVVKAEAANAVEKVVDIKDGQIITNKGTYAIEGDLAKVFNASNAAALKGAKVNFKFAGQTAALASLEAVAAEATAKRILGVASLNLVAGNATFDAGGYSIPEVTVSGNNVQVKNMVADKLTIADNLTVNLTGVEAKEVTVSATTKLTLDATSKIEKLAIPEGKDIKDVITNYDQVKDQIKEVVKVDESGSETPVEPGTPAPGLPGPGPSTPSATELAIDAAIKNLVTSENNSKIEEFGSITFSESTNTITFTIKSGSGTKTIADVRTALKTQTEGVDYSDLVKGLSNEQIDTLLTITSTTVTAGTHTKEFMRSNYFDYSTLDINREAVVEDVDLFIDEAIRKSGKSVVDLNQFGQVFDEKITINVAGIRYTVDIVGYTPAN; via the coding sequence GTGAATAAGAAAACGAGTAAAAAACTATTTAATACAGCACTTGCAACGGCAATGGTAGCAGGGTCAGTGGTTGCGATAGCACCAACAGCTACAGAAGCAGCAGCCGGCACATTTAAAGATTTAAATACAAGTAATTCCCACTACAATACAGTTATGAATCTAGTAGAACGTGGATTAGTAAAGGGCTATCCGGATAATACATTTAAGCCTGGACAATCGGTAAATCGCGCCCATGCAGCGCTAATCCTAGCAAACGTTCTAAAATTAGATACGGTCAATGTAACCGATCCAAAATTTAAAGATGTGCCAAAAGGACACCCATACTATGGGGCAATCGCGGCATTAGCAAATGCGGGCATCATCAAAGGTTTTGAAGATGGTACTTATGGCATGACGAAAACGTTAACAAGAGGGCAAATGGCCGTTATCATCAAAAATGCCTTCGATTTAGAAGCTGGGGATGCGACGACACCTTTCAAGGATATTGCGAAGAACCCTTATAAAGAACACATTACAGCACTATTTGCAAACGGTGTAACAACAGGTACGACACCAACGACATTCGGTGCCGCATCGAATGTGACACGTGGTCAATTTGCGACATTTGTAGTAAAAGCAGAAGCAGCAAATGCTGTTGAGAAAGTAGTGGACATTAAAGATGGTCAAATCATCACAAACAAAGGTACATATGCGATTGAAGGAGACCTGGCAAAAGTATTTAACGCTTCGAACGCGGCTGCTTTAAAAGGAGCAAAAGTCAACTTCAAATTTGCTGGGCAAACAGCGGCATTAGCTTCTTTAGAAGCTGTGGCAGCTGAAGCAACGGCAAAAAGAATTCTAGGTGTGGCGAGCCTTAACTTAGTGGCTGGCAATGCAACATTCGATGCAGGTGGTTATTCAATTCCAGAAGTAACGGTGAGCGGAAACAATGTACAAGTGAAAAACATGGTAGCTGACAAATTAACAATTGCCGATAACCTGACAGTTAACCTAACAGGTGTCGAAGCAAAAGAAGTAACAGTATCAGCAACAACAAAACTAACACTGGATGCTACATCTAAAATTGAAAAGCTGGCAATCCCAGAAGGCAAAGACATTAAAGATGTCATCACAAACTACGATCAAGTAAAAGATCAAATTAAAGAAGTAGTGAAAGTCGATGAAAGTGGAAGTGAAACGCCGGTAGAACCGGGAACTCCAGCTCCAGGATTACCTGGGCCAGGACCATCAACTCCTTCGGCAACTGAATTAGCTATTGATGCAGCAATTAAGAATTTAGTTACTTCTGAGAATAATAGTAAAATTGAAGAGTTTGGTTCTATTACATTTAGTGAATCAACAAATACAATCACATTTACAATTAAATCTGGTTCAGGTACCAAAACAATTGCTGATGTACGTACGGCATTGAAAACTCAAACAGAAGGTGTTGACTACTCTGATTTAGTAAAAGGATTATCTAATGAACAAATTGATACTCTATTAACTATTACTTCAACAACAGTCACTGCTGGTACACATACAAAAGAATTTATGCGTAGTAACTACTTTGATTATTCAACTTTAGATATCAATCGTGAAGCAGTGGTAGAAGATGTAGATTTGTTCATTGATGAAGCAATAAGAAAATCAGGCAAGTCTGTTGTTGATCTTAACCAGTTTGGACAAGTGTTTGATGAAAAAATTACGATTAATGTAGCTGGCATCAGATATACAGTGGATATTGTTGGTTATACACCTGCTAACTAA